The segment ATGGTGGCTGATGCAGCTGATATAGATTCATGAAAAGAGACTCTGTCCCTCCGGATATGAAAGCAAGGGATTTGATCATGATTAAAAGCGCTGTTAGAATTTCCGCGTTGGATTGATTTTAGTCCCTTGCACATCCTGAAGGTGACTCCGATATCCTCCGATATGCGGCACAGAGCCTTTTTTTAATCCTCTCTGTGTCTGTACGCTGCGGGACATGCTGTCATTAGATTAGCAGGTATGACGAGTCATTTTGGTGGCTTTGCAATCACCTGTTTGTTAATTTGTGAATATTTAGCCACACTCTGTGCCAAGGGAAAGGGACACATGCTCTACTCAGAACTGCAGCATTGGAAGCGACCCCCTGATGCCGGCTGACCTCTGAGTAATACTGCAGGATATTTTTAAGTCTAGCCTCTGAgagtgaatatttttatttcaaaacactTCTATATGTGAGTCCGACTGCTTGTATGTTCCGTAAATCCAATTGTCCTGAGATATAATGAGCTGCTAAGAAAAACCTCAATATAGTAATCCTCCACTGTTGTTGTATAGCGGCACACGCGTCACATGTTTGTTTAGGtttctataattaaaaatcctgTTTTAGTTCACTTGAATATAAACAGATTTGACCTCTCTTGTGGTCTAACAACGCTCTTTCTGTATGAACACTATTCTCTGCTTCAGTTGataaatatgtttgtgtttttgtcctaACAGGGTGGATTTGCTATTGAGAGTTCTGCAGGCAAGGTCCACTCGTTTTCCTTTAGTCAGAAATGTTCTCTATCAATTTATCAATATTCAAATATCACAGTgaaatttctattttttttttaactgtaagGATTTTGAAGCATTTATACCTTTTTATTTGCCACTTCATGACTTACTCATTCTAAAGGATATATTTCATTTCACTACACTAGAATAATATGATGCATTTCAAACCGGCCAGCAATAACATAGTTCTAATTAGCTTAAAGATTAACGAGATCATTTTTCATATTgagttatttttaattgtgatgaTGTTTAGCTAAAATTCTGGAAGCATGACTCATATTGAGTACCTTAGTACTTTTAGTTAGGTGAATTTccacaatgacattttaattcattttctgacaccttaaaatctttaaaaaaaaagagaagaaactgACCGAAAGCCTGCTGATGGAAGGTCTGCTGAGGACAGCCAGACAAGCCCATCAGTCAATCAAGCCATACTGCAGTCTGTGGTTGATAGATGGGGAACACAGGCCTGGTGTGTTTAGTAGACCTGAGGGGCTacaagggagaaagagagagggaggcctCAAGGATACCAAATGCCTCAAGGTCCCTCCACTGAAGTCAGGCTGCTGCCTCGCAATCTCCGCAATCAGGCAGTAATGCTGGCAGCGACTGTTTCAGATTATACTCAGGAAATCCTCTGTGCTCTCTGCTCAAAACAATTTACCCTGAAATGAGCCCAAAGAGAgtgaagggggtgggggggggacaagagaTGAGGATGACCTGGCTAGAGTACTGCACAGGTCAACATCCTCAGATTCTGTCCTACAaactataattattattatattgtaagtatttatattatatatgtcGTATGCCATATTTATGtatctatattttttattttatttttattttgttttggtgAATAACCTGGAGGGTGATAAGACTTGGGGGCTGATTTTGTGTATTATTCTCACGGACCGGAACCGACAGAACAAACTCGCATGaagagcaaataaataaatgaataaataacaaaaagccAATGATCCgcagaacacaaaaacaattgacagattttttttcttttgctgtaaGAGACCCGATATTCAAATGAACCAGTGCGGCTGGCTCCGTGTGTTTACACAACAGCCTCATGACAGACAGCTGCTGATGTGCACTCGCGTTTATATAATTACGTTTGCCTTTGTGACTGTAGGTTTGAATTATGCCTCGAATCACCATAACTATTGTTAGAAAGCCAAAGAAGCCGCACGCATGACTTTAATCTCCACCACATGAGTCACAGGCCGAAATGTTTCTCATATCTGCACCCATGTCGCTGTCACGTCGTTTCTCATTTGTAAAGATGCTCTGATTTTATTCCAGGGATAATTATGGAACAAATCTACAACCCAAAACCAAATGATTCTCACGATCATTCATTTTAGGGTCCCGATTGCTTTTTGTCATCACAATGTGGAACGCATTTATTCTATTGGTTCTATTTCCAGCTTTGTGCCTATACACAaataacacagagacaaatgaatTACCTTTGTTTTATTGGAAACTAACTTACCATGACTCTAATGAAAACGTTACCTCTTAGTTTCCAGCCGCAGGTGTGCGCTATAATAACTTTATCTCAACAAAATGTCATAAATTAAGCAAATGGCCTGTCCAGCAAAGTGTTTGGTTTGAGTTTCAGACGggtccttttttgtgtgtttccatgtgcAGGAGTTCAAAAACGCCtcctggggggaggagggggggggggggggggcattacagGTTAAGCGCATTTTAAGGAATTTTGCTCTAACCAAATTTAACGACAGGCAAAGTCAGTCTATATTATAAGGTAGGCTACCATAGTGTTATTTCATACATGTACTCAATCTGATATACTTATCAGTCTTCTTTTTCTGCGTTTTGTTTTGGTAAAATATAGCAATCTGGCCGCCTCTTTAAGAGCCCAAATCCACAAGACTGGAGGTTAGAGGTCCCAACAAGGAGTCCTGCAGTTGGTGCGGGTGTCCATGCATGCCGTGCACCGGCTGTGGGCCCCCCAGGCCGGACATTGGGTAAGCAGAGGCCCCTGGATGGCTCATGTTTCCCTGAAGCAAAAGCGCCGAGTTGTGGTCGGGACTCGGGGGTGGAGAAAACTCGTCCTCTGAGCTGGACATGAGAGACTTTCCTCCGTCTAGCGGGGACAGCTGGTTCTGTTTGTTGCCTCCTGCGCTGTTGTTCTCACTGTTCTCTCTGGAAATCAAAACGCATATAGGGGGAAATTAGGGGAAAACCTTCCGCACACTTTTCAAAATGGTACTAAATTCATATGTTACAGGCCTTTAGAagcagggtaaaaaaaaaaaaacaggcaatcATTTTGCActgaaacacaataaatataaagCAAATCCAGGCCTTGAGGCAAATCTAATCTGATtgatttatgtttgtttatttaatttagcaaTTTCGTACATTAAATaatcctttcttttttatttttagagccTCTCCTGATAAGTTGTGttataataaatgtgttatgCGACATTCTGTAACAGTCTAACCCTAATCCACAGTTTATCACGAAAATTAAACCGTTTCCAAAAATGTGACAAATTtgtattttctgcatttttacaccagtttaaaaaataataatcttatcCTCTCATCTATGGAACGAAGTAGATTTTTTCAAATCGAGCCAAGTTTATCGGGATGTACAAGGTCCATTTGTCAACACCACGCTTCTGTTTACTATCATTGCTATCAAGGCGcgacttttttggggggggggggggacgacgactaaaaataaccaaaatgaataaaagaagcGTCTATTTGAAAAAGAAATGGCTCTCATTAGAAATAGTCTGAGCATGTTTaggttgttttttctttttctatcagTCTCACATTCTTCCTCCACATTCTTTTGGCTACCTATTCATAATATTTCTGCTCAAACGAACTCTCACTTTGCCTTTGAAGCTGTGCGTAATTCTGgattgagcagcagcagcgcggcgCGCAGCCGCTGAAACGTACCTCTCCTTCGCCTCTGCGGCTCTGTCGCGCTGCCGTCTGTTTTTGAACCAGTTGCTGACCTGCGTGGTGGTCAGTCCTGTGGCCTCGGCCAGCTCCCTCTTCTCCCGCGGGGACGGGTAGGGGTTGTGTGTGTACCACTCTCGCAGGACACCCCGGGATTTCTCCTTAAAGCAGTAGCTGGTTTCCTCGCCGTCCCATATTGTGCGAGGCAGCGGGAATTTCCTCCTCACCCGGTACTTCCCGACGGCTCCGAGCGGCCGGCCGCGCAGCTTCTCCGCCTCCACGTAGTGCGCCTTCAGCcagagctgctggagcttcGGGTGATTGTGCGGAGAAAACTGGTGGCTTTCCAGGATCTTGTAGAGCTCTCTGAAGTTCCCCCGGTGGAAGGCCACCACCGCCTTGGCTTTGAGGACGCTTTCGTTCTTGTGGAGGTGATCGCAGGCAGGCAGAGACCACAGGAAGCGGCCGAGCCTCTCGAGGTTTCCTCCCTGTTGCAACACCTCGCAAACGCATGCCACTTGCTCCTGCGTAAACCCGAAGGACGGCAATATAGACATGATGCCGGAGCTCGCTCCTCCGCCCGAAACGCTGCTATCCGAAACGATTGGTGCGTCTTTTAGATGATTATGGGGATGCAATCCGTTCCAAATCCGATTGGCGCTTCACTCCACTCCAACTCTTGATGCGCGTCGCAGATTGCGATGTTGATTGTTGGGACAATTTGTTCCTCTTGGAGATATGTCAGGCTTAAAGGGGAGCCTGTGCGTTTCGGTGATtggctctctctctgccctgcaCCGCGCACAGCAGAGCAGGACTGAGTTTGCAGCTCCGTTTCCTCCCCAGAGGCAGTGCGTCAGGGGCTGAAATAGGAGCGCGCTCCCACCTCCCGCCCCCACAGCGTCGGGAGCAGAGCAGCACCTAAACACTAATCAATTATTACAGACTTCTTAAAAGCCATATTCACATGTTCTGAATATATATCGTCAATGGTCCCaatcatttccccccccccccccccccccacgccaaACAAACCGCGCCGCATCTCCACGAGTGGGACTTCACCACAACAACAGAAAGCTTTTCATTAAGGAACATTTCCAAAGGCTGAAACGTCGTTGACACACTTGAAACAGGATACGTCACATTTTAGTAGAAACTAGATTGcttcataaaacaaaaatcaatatgCTTATGTCACCAACAGCAGTTGATCTTACTTTACGCACCAACTTAATTACATGCAGACTGTGCATTTTTTGTATCACCTCTTTTTATTGTCTATTAATTATCGAAGCCGTTTATTTTACGAGGTGATATAATTTAATAAGTTCCTATGATAGTTGAGTCCATTACGCCTTTTATGTGAGAAACATGCGACCTGCCAAAGGCGTAATGGGACAAAGACCTGCACCAATAGGAAATCAGCCACTtaagtgattgtgtgtgtgtgcgtgtgtgtgtgtgtgtgtgtgagagagagagagagagagagagagagagagagacagagagagagagcacaagacagAGTTTAACAAACATCTCTGGAAATAACAAACATTGAAGTAATTCAGCCCCTTTCACATTTTACAAGTTTGAAAAATGAAGTGTTTTTCCAGATTCcaggcctgtgtgtgttggCTTTATGGAATGTTGCGGTTTTGTTTAGGCCTTTTCATGGGAGTCAATGTCCCGGAATTACATCAGAAATAATATTTGATATCATCTGGGCAGACAATAGAGagctcattcattttatttcgtGTTTTCAAGAGTCTAAATCTAGCCTGTTGCCATGTATATTCCAAGGATTAGACGGGCACCGCACTGACTCCAGTGTTTTTTTGTGGGGTGaaacacaaaaccaaaccaTTAGTAAATGAGTTCTCTGCGATGGTTCTTGGTGGTGCAATTGTTGATTTGAGCCACACAGATCACATTTCTTCCTCTGCAACAAAACTCATTTTTTACCATGTTAAGAAGCAAGATTTTATCCCGAAATACTAATCTACTTATAAATCATAAATCATGCTTTGAGAAGacgtgcttttatttgtgtaaagATGAAAtactttgtgtttgtggcaTCAGACCCCTGAAAAAAAGCAGTTCTGCTTAAAAGCTCTCAGTGCAGTTCCTCACCTGCGCATGACGTCGAATAGAGCAGCTGATGTGTCAGCACAAGCTTGTAAATATGACGCTAGAGTTACGTCATCACCTCTGAATTCACCATACATGTATAGTTTATAGTATTTGTGGTGAAATTTAACTGAGATGGTTTTGGAAATAAAAttcaaaaataatcaaatatggAATatgtgaatgaaaaaaataatacatttattgataATCACATTTATAAGGACTATTTCATTCTTGAATGTGCTCGTTGTGTCGAAACAAAAGAAGTACAGgccctcttttttttgcagtaatGTCTTCAGCCTACAGGGGAGCTTACAGTAGATCATTTTATACAAATAACTAAAAACGTCTACATCAGCGTCAACACATTATTGTATTAATTTTAGGTCAATCTTAAAAACAACTTAATTTGATTGCTTCCAGGCGCGGCCATCCGTACCACATTGCTTCGACGTGATTCAATTAGGCCTTTATCTCCTAATGTAAATGACGAACCGTGTCTTTAGTGGACACGCAGGCTCTCAGGCCACTTTAGCAGCTCTCGGCCGGCGTGCGTAAAACCTCAGTGCTTCGGCAAATGAGCTGTCTGATGAGCTGCTCTCCGGTTTCTCTAATATCTCTACCACATTGCGTCGCGCCTCCTCCTTTAACCTCAGCAGCCTGGGGGGGCGAGATTATTTCAAGATGTGGActctccgcctccgcctccgccgcgGCCAGCGCCGGGCTCCTCATACCCCCCGACAAGTAATGCAATACGCACAGCCATGGTATCAGCCGATTCAAAACGGGTCTTACATGGAGCAGGACTTCCTCCACTCTCCTCTGTtgcgtcaaaaaaaaaaaaaaaaaaaagcgcaatAACTCTTGGAAGGCCGGGACTGGCTCTCACGGATGTTTCGAGCTTTACGCAGTGATTTTCTGGAAAACTTAAATGAGTCAgagggaaaataaatgttttccatttctCATTCATTTGAGGTAGACCTTGGAGAAATGCTGGCGCACGTTTATTAAATGATTTCACCTCATGATGGCAATGTGGAAGAGAAAACGGCCAATTAATCAGGCCTATTGGTAGACGCAAATGTTTCaactaataatactaataaaaacCTCTTTCTTGTTTTGGAAACGAACATTCTAGTCCTCTGGGAGACAAAATTGGAAAAGCCTATATCATAAAAATGTCACAATCAAAAGAGCGTTTGCCATTAAAACCCTTgaggggttgttttttttagagaacCTCGAGGTAAACTGACACCAGCTCCCTGAACAGATGGTTTTTACTCGATCCAAATCTTAAGTGTTATTTCAGCGACACTGACAAAGCTGACATTGTTTCAGTCGAGCGACAAATGCAATATTTATTCCCTTGGGTTTTTATctctgagggtttttttttttgcagtgttttaatttaaatacatttaattgttGTCTCTTActgcaaattaatttattataatgAAAATCTACGTTTCAATGTACCAAATTATGTGTTTTTGATTTTCGTTTTCTGAGCAGAGACGTGCAATATAATAATCACAAAATACTTGCCTCTATAATTGATTAATTACACTAAATCGATGCAAATTAATTTGTCTGATCCATAGTTAATAATCGTTTTACGGGTTCTGCCTCAGTTGGTCTTTAATTAGAGTTGAATTCGATGAGGTGAAAGGCagcaagaagagaaaaaaagcagctcCTTCtcgcaaaacaaaacacaactgtTGACATGAGTGAGTTAAATGAAATCGGAGCCGCAATTATCAGCTTAACAGGGTTTCCTGTCATGTAGGAAAATTAGACCTGGTACAAGTGCACTGGGGTTATTGCCCCCCCATCAGAATCATTACGCATTTCCTCAGAGGAGCACCTCCACAAATACGCAATTACGGCCCCGCGGCTTTCACAGAGCTCTGCTCAGTAAACACGCTCCAAGCCTGCAGATGATTTGTTTTGCTGAGATTCTTTCTAAAAGGAACAACCCAGACGttcagacaaacacaaatacaaactcCCACTGGATTATCTCTGTTACCGTGTGCGTCCTGCTGGCAGGGAGGGGGCGCTATGACATCCTGTCACGCTATATGACCACTGAGGTAGGGACGAGTTGCATTTGTTTGACCTCACGATGAAGTTTAAGAGCAGTTGAAcgacagcaggtgtgtgtgggtctcCGTGATCTGTTCCTGCCTCGTGTTACAAAAGTGCTGCTTTTCTCTTTGGGAAATGCCATTTGACTcccagctgctgcctctctctctccattcactCATAGATGCATAGATAATATTCCCCCCCAAAACACACAAGAGAATCCTGACGAAGTATTCCACACACCATCCACTCTCCTCAGCAACAACTCAATGATGTGGAGGTGAGAAAGGTTTAAACAAGTGTTGAGGGAAATGTATTTCCCTTCGAGATCATAAACCCCACCTACTTTCACAAGGTCTGAGGAGCCAATAATGGATTCTCTTACTGCCTGGACTGAGAACTTCTCTCTCCATGCCTTTTGCTAGCAGTGGTGGGTCTGTGAAAGCAAGCCGGTATACCCACTGACCCCTGCCCTCTCATTAGTGGGACGTGGAGCAGTGGAGTACCGTGTTCCCCAGGTCATGTTACATATGGCTTCCAGTCTGCTGTGCCGCATTAAATGTCAGCTTTGAAACCATCTGAAAGCTCAGAGGTCAAT is part of the Brachionichthys hirsutus isolate HB-005 chromosome 18, CSIRO-AGI_Bhir_v1, whole genome shotgun sequence genome and harbors:
- the six1a gene encoding homeobox protein six1a, whose amino-acid sequence is MSILPSFGFTQEQVACVCEVLQQGGNLERLGRFLWSLPACDHLHKNESVLKAKAVVAFHRGNFRELYKILESHQFSPHNHPKLQQLWLKAHYVEAEKLRGRPLGAVGKYRVRRKFPLPRTIWDGEETSYCFKEKSRGVLREWYTHNPYPSPREKRELAEATGLTTTQVSNWFKNRRQRDRAAEAKERENSENNSAGGNKQNQLSPLDGGKSLMSSSEDEFSPPPSPDHNSALLLQGNMSHPGASAYPMSGLGGPQPVHGMHGHPHQLQDSLLGPLTSSLVDLGS